The DNA segment CTTGCAGTCAGGATCGGTCATATTGGTCGATTTACTGTCCTCTGCCTGTATTTGCTCCATTATACTTTCGACCTTCGACCGCAGTTTCTTCTGATCGCTCAGCTCCTCGTCCATCTTTATCCACGAACCCTGATTCACCTCCTTGCGGTCGACTGTCTCGCATTCCGACAGTATCTGCTTGATGCGTTTGTCGATACTTTTTAAGCGACGTTGGCACTTTTCCTTCGTCCAGGTATTCTTATTCGAGGCGTTCGCCCGGACCTTCGTACCGTCTATGAATAATGTGTTGCCTTTTATAAGGTCCAGCTTTATACAAAGACGGGCACACTGACGCAGAACCTTTTTTAATGCGCCTCTGTTCTTGCGTCTGAACTCAGCGATCGTTTTATGGTCCGGCTTGAGCCCGCCGGTCAGCCAGATGAACGATATATTATAATTCGCTTCACGTTCCAACTTGCGGCTGCTGCGGACGCCGTAGCTATAGCCGTACAGCAGAAGCTTGAGCATGCTCACCGGGTCGTACTGCGGACAGCCGACCTTGCCGGTGTTTATCTCGATGCCCAGCTCATCAAAATCCAGCGAGTCGAGGAATGCATCGTATGCCCGCACCGGAGAATCGGCTGGCACATAATCGTCGATACTCTGCGGAAATAGACTCCGCTGGTAGCGATCACCATAACGATATGCCATAAAAAACCTTTCATTCGAACCACGAATGAATTTTAGCGCCATCACAATAAAACCGCAAGATCAATCAACGAGAATTGCGACACAGTCTCATCGGTCAGTGTTCCTTGCTGGCCTATTCGCACTTCGTCCTGGAACCAGATCTCAATTTTCTTTTCGGGGTTTTCTGTTCGGACTTTTTGGACAAAAAGGGGGCTTGCTCCAACCACTGCTGCATTTTTTCCGGATCGTTCTTTCGGTGCTTAGGCCTTGGTTTTAGACATGAAAGCCCCAATCTATGCATTAGATCATAGACGCCGAAGAGCGAATATTTTACGCCAAATTCTCTTTCAAGAATCCGTCTTATGTCTCTGCCGCGCAGCACACATACACCACCGTCTGAATCGGTTGGTCCATCTTGAATTCGCTTGATCAACTCAGGCTCTTTTTTGCGTGGCAGTTTTGTGGGCCTGCCGCTTTGACGTTTTGGTGCGATAGCCTCAATGCCGCCATCACGGTAGAAATAACACCATCGCTGAACGAAGTTTTTGCTGCGATCAAGTTTTGTCATGATCGCTTTTGTTTGCCATCCCTCCAATGCCAGGGCTACCACCCGATATCGATCTCGCTGCTTTGCATTGGTTTCAATTCGAGCTTTTTCTTTTAACTTTTGCAGGTCACCGTACTTGATCTCACTGATGTGCATGCCATATTTCCTTTCATTTTTTAGGAATTATGACACATCATTAGCGATGGCGCAAGTCTAAAACCGTGGCGCGCGAAAAATTTTCACAATGCGTATTACCTGTTTTGAATCATGTCTTGGGGAATCTGTAGTCGGAGCATCCCTTCGCCGCCAAAATTGTCTGCCGGTAATTCCAATTTTAGATGTTCTGCAGTGTCCACAGGCAATTCAAAAACAAGTACATCAATCAGTGACTTGCCAGGGTAAATTGAGTCTGACTTTGCATTACCTACAATTTCAGTTCCAAAACCGAAGCTAATCCGTTTGTATCTATTTCCAAAATTATCTTCGAGAGTTGCATAGTCCCGAGAAAAAGAAATATCCTGACCCTGCCAGCTTTGATATTCAATTTTTTTGCTCTGGCTACCGTTTATTAGTTCTAAGTAAATTGCTAGAAGATCATCTCGCGAAGAACCCTGGCTTTCATCGAAACTATCTATGAGCGGCACTTTTCCTTTTACTGCCCCTTTTACCTGCAGTTGCATATCTCCCTGCCGCACTGGATACTTTGCAGAAACCCATTCTTCTGCTTCCTCAGAGTTGTTTGTGTTCGTCACGTTTGCTTCTTCGCTGTTATTACTTGTAGAATTTCCCGAACCACTGCTAGTCACAACTTCTTGTTTGGTTTGATCCGCTTTGGCAGCAGCTTCGTCAATAGCTTCTGCAGCTCCACCGATTACAGCTACTTGGGTAAATGCAATAATTAATGCAAGCGCAGATACAACTCCTCCACCAATTGGCCATCCAATGCCTGAGCCCTTACGGAAAATCGCTATAAGAAAACCGATTACAGCAAAAAGGACGCCCAGCGAACTTACTGGAATGCTTAGAAGACCTAGTAGTGGAATCCAACAAATTAAGAATGCCAAGATGCCCATAATAAGCGAAACAACCCCTAAGCTTGATGTTCGTTTGGGCATGTTTACGTTAACGGAAGGAGCATTTGGTGAGTGGCCACTTTCATGAGGTTTCTGCCGAACTACAGCATTACCTGTCGCGTCTTTATGTGTGACTGGAAACCTTTCTTCAACCGGTCTTTGCACGGGAGATTCATCAATTAACTCGTCAAAATCTGGAGCTGGGACTTCTAAGATGCAGCGACATCTCGGGCATTTGCCTTTTTTGCCAGCAGATTCATCTTTTACTCGAAGTTGCTTGCCGCACTTATTGCATTCAAATTCAATCATTTTCTGTCTCCTCTAAATTGAATTCCCCCACAGTCATAATATAAACAGACATCGGACTGATGACAAGCTTTTTAAATAAATTTAGATGCTTTCTAGCGAGTTAATAACTGGGTTGCCAGTGTCGGCAATTGCTGTCTGGTAAAGGTTAGCATTTACCGGTTACCGTGAACTTCAAAATCTGTTAAGACCAGCAAGACTGCTTTGTTGTCCAAACCATTGATTTTTTAGCTAATGCAGGTCCAACTATGTGTATGCCGTTGGGATTTTTTGTACATGTTAGAGTACATGCAGGAAACCGGGGACATGCTAGAGGTTTGCATGGTAAGCGGTTATAACCAGAAGGTCACTGGTTCAAGTATACTGTTCAGTGCATAAAGCATGTGAAATACGATTTACGGGGATTATCTATTCGTTTTCGGCTTGATGTCTGCTTGTTTGGTAATCCTTTTGGCGAGTGGTGGCGGTCAGGCAATCCGCTATTCATTTTCGGACGGTTTATCTTTGTGTTTGCCTCGGTGGAAGAGCGACCAGAGTTCCAGTTGCTGGCCCTCCCGGCTCTGTGTTGCGATATCATGCAGTAGGAAGTAGTTGAGGATGGTTCGTATCGCGATAATGGCTGCGAGCTGACCGATATCCGCCCAAGTCGGTGCCAGAGTCGTCTTCAGAATGCTAGCACCGATCAGAAAACCCAGAGCGAGGCTGAACGAGTAGCCCAGTTCCAGGCGTCCCTGCTTGACCGCGGCTTCGGATCGGCCGGGAGTCAGGACATCCGCGAAATAGATACGGGTTGCCTTGGCGATCCCTACCATGATCACCACCATGGCGAGAAACTGGCAGATAATCACGATTACCGCATTTGCAGCCTGCAGCCAATTGTGCAAATTTTCCATAATTCCTCCCTATGTGCACGTTCTTCAAGGCAAAGACTTGCCGAAGTTGCTGCCTAAACCTGTCTCAATATTAAATTACTGGATTAGATTTGTCAACTGATGCTTTTGCGACCAATGCAACTCGGCTGGGTTTGCTTGACAGTGTAACAGGTTGGGCGTATTATCTGGCAGTTGGTGCAGATATATCTGGAGCGTAACTTCTTGGAGTTTTAATAATGGCAAAAGGCGAGAAAAGCTGGGAAAAGCGGCTTAGCGGCGAGGTTGATCAGTTGGCGGTGAATTATGTGGAATCGCTGTCGTATGACCGCAGGCTGTATAAATATGATATTCAGGGATCGATCGCGCATGCGCAGATGCTGTGTGCGAAGGGTTTTCTGACGGCCGATGAGCTCGATGCGATAAAAGGCGGGCTGGCCCAGATTCAGGACGAGATCGAGGCGGGGCAGTTCGAGTTCAACGTCCTGCAGGAAGATATTCATATGGCGGTGGAGGCGGCGCTGACCGAGAAGATCGGTGATCCGGGCAGGAAGCTGCACACCGGGCGGAGCAGGAACGATCAGATCGCGACGGATATGCGGCTGTGGATGCGTGAGGAGATCGACATACTGCGCAGCAAGGTTCGCGATCTGCAGGGGGCGTTCGTGGAGCTGGCGAGCAAATATACGAAGGACATGATGCCGGCCTATACGCATTTGCAGCGGGCCCAGCCGATAGCGATAGGGGCGTATCTGCTGAGTTTCGTCGAAATGCTGGAGCGGGATTATCAGCGGCTCGGCGATTGTCGCAAACGTGTTAACGTGTCACCATTGGGAAGCGGTGCGGTCGCGGGCAGTACGATACCGCTGGACAGGGCGATGACGGCTGAGCTGCTGGGGTTTGAAGGCGTGATGCGAAACAGCATGGACGGCATGAGCGACCGGGATTTCTGCGCAGAATTTACGTTTGCGTGTTCGCTGGCGGCGGTGCATCTGTCACGGTTCGCTGAGGATTTCATTATCTACTCGTCCAGCGAGTTCGATTTCGTGCGGATCGATGACAAGTATTGCACTTCGTCGAGCATGATGCCGCAGAAACGCAACCCGGATATGCTGGAGCTGATGCGGGGCAAGACGGGCAACATCTTCGGCTCGCTCAGTGCGATGCTGATGATGCTCAAGAGCCAGCCATCCACGTACAATCGAGATATGCAGGAGGACAAGCTGCACATCTTCAGTGCTGCCGACGTTCTGCGGGCGTCGCTGGACATAGCGACGGCGATCGTGTCGAATACCCAGTTCAAGACGGCGGACATCGCGGCAGGGCTGGACAAGGGATTCCTGGATGCGACCTGTCTGGCGGAGTACCTGGTTCGAAAGGGTGTGCCTTTCCGCAAGGCGCACGGCATCGTCGGTGGACTGGTTGCGGAATGCGAAAAGCAGGGTCTCGCGAAGCTGGCGGATCTGCCTTTGGAGACCTTCACGGATGCGTGCGATGTGATAGAGAAGGATGTGTATGACAACCTCGGTGCGACGAACGTGGTAAAACAGTACGCCTCTGCGGGGTCCGCGGGTACCAAGCAGGTCGAGGAGCAGGTCGCGTTCTGGCGGCAGGAGTTCGGGCAGTGAGCGGGCAGGGCGAGGACAAGGTCACTTCGTGGTTCGCGCAGCAGAGCCGGGCGAGGGAGGAGCGGTTTCCGATAGGAATCGGCGACGACATGGCGCAGGTGAACATGGGCGGGGGCTCGGTGCTGGTGACGACGGATATGCTGCTGGACGGTGTGCATTTCGACCTCGCGAGCGCAGGCGCGGAGCAGGTCGGGTATAAGGCGATGGCGGCGAGCCTGAGCGATTGTGCAGCGATGGCGACCAGGCCTGTCTGTGCGGTGGTCGCGGTCGCGCTGCCGACAGGGTTCGGCGAGGACAAGCTAAAGGAGCTGCACGCGGGCATCGTGCGTGCGGGCGATATGTTCGACTGTACGCTGATCGGCGGCGATATTACCGCGTGGCGGGACAATGCCGGCAGATTCGTCATAAACGTTACAATGCTCAGTGAATGCGTCGACTGCGTGGAGCCTGTAAAGCGGTCCGGCGCGAAGGTTGGCGATGCGGTATGCGTGACGGGAGAGCTTGGCGGCTCGATCGCGGGCAAGCATTTGACGTTCGTGCCGCGGGTGGAGGAAGCGATCGAGATCGCGCGGGCGGCGGATGTGCACGCGATGATGGATGTGACGGACGGGCTTGTTAAGGACCTCAGCAGGATATGTGCCGCGAGCGGGGTTGGCGCGATCATCGAGGCGGAGAGGGTGCCGATGACTCACGCAGCTAAGGAGGGGAACGATCCGCTTGAGGCGGCACTATATGATGGCGAGGATTTTGAGCTGCTCTTCACGGTGTCGGCGGAGGATTATGAGACGTTGGCAGGGGAGCAATCGATAAAAGCGGGAATTACGCGCGTTGGCCTCATCACGGATTCGGGCAGGATCGAGCTGCAGCGCGGCCGGGACCGCGAAGTCTTGGATGTTAAAGGATACGATCATTTATAAGAGTATTTACGAAATGGAAGAAAAGAAGACATTCGAAATTGTGACGCATGGGCCTAGTGAGACGATGGAAATCGGTGCGAAGATAGGTGAAAGCCTGCGGGGCGGGGAAGTGATATGCTTTGTGGGTAATCTCGGGACGGGCAAGACGCATCTTATTAAAGGTATCGCTCGCGGGCTGGGGGCCGAGGATACGGGTGTGAACAGTCCGACGTTCGTGCTGGTTAACGAATATATAGGAGAGGGCGTTCGGCTGGACGCGTATCATATAGATGCGTATCGGCTGGAAAGCGTCAAAGAGTTTGAGATGCTTGGCTTCGATGAGCTGTGCTATCCGGACAGCGTGGTTATGATCGAGTGGGCGGACAAGGTTGAGAGCTATCTGGAGGGCCTGGATTACGTGGAAGCCAGGCTTGAGCATGAGGGAGAGAGTGAGCGTAAAATTATTTTGAAGAATCTTCCCGGCTATTTGTATGAGGTACTGACGGCAGAATAACTGATAGCTGACTGCCAGGGGCAGACTTATCGGTCCTTGCTGCTGCAATGCCAAATAAAACTGAATAGAAGCAAAAAATTGACGCTCGTGCATTTGGCACGGGCGTTTTTTATTTCTTATGTTTTGTGTGGTTCAAGTTTGATCATTGGAAACTAAATAATCCTGCATGGCGGGGAGCTCGGAAGGGCAGCCGGCAGTCACCGCAAAGAAAAGTTTGAATACCTGTTGCGAAGCTGACGCCGGTCGGAAGAGTTACCCGATTATCAGATAAATAGCCATGCCTTCAAGCCAGCTGGCAAAGAGGGCCGTCTTAATGATACTCCGGGGCGAAACCCCGAGCGAGGGACTGATGTCTCCTTCGGCCGGAAAACCCAGCTTTGTGAGAAGAGCATGGCAGACGAGAGTGGAAAGTATCGGCAAAATTCAAGCATTAGATTTGAGTGGTTCAAATCAAAACAAGAAAAGTAAAAAGTAACGAGAGATAATGATCGAGTTCGATCGAAAAGAAAAAGGGAGAACATTATGAGAGCTAGAAAAGGTTTTACACTGGTAGAAATTCTGATCGTTGTAGTTATTCTGGGTATCCTGGCAGCAATCGTCATTCCTCAGTTCAGTCAGGCAAGTTCTGATGCAAAGCTTTCGAGTCTGAGAAGTAACCTCCAGACGATGAGGTCGCAGATTGCTTTGTACAAAGTTCAGAATAGTGACAATCTGCCCCCTGCAGATACACTGGCAAATTTCGAAGGTGCAATGTGCCCTGAATATCTGCAGTCAGTGCCCAACAATCCTTTTACAGGTGGCAATACTATTACTCAAGGTGATAATACAGGTTTAGCCGGTGCTCCTGGAGATGGCAGCAGTGACTGGTATCTGAATACAACTGAAGGTATTGTTTATGCAAATGATACTGGCACACTTGATGATGGCACTGCCCATTCAACCTTCTAAATCACTTAAGATCTAATGCAATCGAAAGCTGGTCGGGTCCGGGGGGACTGGCCAGCTTTCTTTTTGTCTATACATAAATTACCGAAACTGTGTGGATTTCGGGTTCGGTAAGTTAAACTCCACTTTCAGATGCCCGATGTATTGATGCAGGATTATTGTGAGCTGCCTTGACAGGCCGCTTGTTAGTCTCGTCAGCGTTGCTGATGAAGTAAAGCGATTAGTTCTTGTGAGAGAGAATTATGATGAGAAGGAATGGAAAAGGAATCAGTATCCCGGAAGTTTTAATTGTCGGTCTTGTGATCTGCATCATTGGTGCTATCGTAGGACCTGCCTTTACCAAGGCGAGCGCGGAAGCCAAGCTGACGAACCTGGTGGACAGGCTCGAGCTCGTACGTAGCCAGATCGAACGGTACAAGGCAGAACACAACGGTCTGCTGCCAGGCCAGTTGAAGCATGGCTGTGGAATACGAAGCGATGATTTTGTGCAGGCATTGACCGAATCGACAAGTTCCACAATGCCTTACCTGAACGAAATGCCTGAGAATCCATTCAACGGCTCGAACGAAGTGAAGATCGGTGACGGCTCCAAGGGAACTATCGGTGGAGCCGGGTGGTTCTTCGACTTCAAGACAGGTGAGTTCAGGGCCGATAACAGCCGAATTCATGCGGCTTACTAGATGCGGTTGCAATTGAGTGCAGAACGCATTGGAAAGGTATGAAGCCTTTCCGGGGGATATGACATGTATAACAAAAAGAGCGGTTTTACGCTCGTCGAGATACTGATCGTGGTTGTGATCCTTGGCATACTCGCAGGGATCGTACTGCCCGGTCTTGGTCAGGCCAGTGAAGATGCTCACGAAACCAATCTAAAGAGCAATCTGCAAACGGTAAGGATGCAGATACAGCTTTATAAGACGCAGCACGACGATCTTCTGCCCGGCCAGAGTACAATTGGCGGCAATATAACTCAAGCCGATTTTAAGGCAGCCATCTTGAGCACCGATGCGCAGGGCTACGGTCCTTATATGCACGACATGCCCAAGAATATGCTGCTTAACGATGCCGCCAAACAGGACGATATAACGATAGTGAACAGCGACGGCGCGGTACCTACAGGTGCCGAAGGTACGGGCTGGTGGCTGAACGCTGCCAACGGTGATTTCCGTGCCTGCGACAGTGCTGATCATATAAACTGGTGAGATTTGAAGATGTAGAACATGAATCCGTCAAATAAAAACAGAAACGGCTTTACGCTGATGGAATCAATGATGGCCACTGTAGTGCTCGCTATGGTGGCTGCCGGCGTTGCGCTGCCGTTATCGAGCGGAGCGAACGTCCAGATGGAAGGCGCAAGGCTGACGATGGCGGCGAAGCTGGCGAACGATTTGATGGCAGAGGTTGCTGCGACGGATTTCGATTCGATCTCGTCGACGTTTGATGGCTTAAGTGAAAGCTCGGGAGCATTGACGGAATATGACGGCGACTTGTTGAGCGGCCCTGCATATGAAGGATTCAGCAGAAGTGTCAACTGCAGCACGGCCACTGTCGGTAAGGTGGACATGCTGTGGGTGACTGTGAGCGTAAGTCATGACGGCGAAGAGCTTGTGGCACTTAAGCGTCTCTTTGGGCCATAGATAACATGAACAGGACAAGCAGACAATCCGGTTTTACGATGATGGAGCTGCTGGTCAGTCTCATGGTCAGCTCGATCATATTCGGTGCGATCGCGACGATCGCTCACGCTATGTCTACCGCCAATACGCACATGGACGAGATGGGCAAGAGACAGGCTCATCTGCGGCATTCCAGTTTGCGTATCAGTTCGCTTATTCGTGACAGTATCGCAGCCTGGCGATTGGATTATAATGTTGCACTGTGGACAGGCGACAGCAATGCCGACGGCGGGATCAATGCTGACGAGGTGATTTATATCGAAACCAGTTCCGATGGTGCGCGGATATCGCTGGTGGATTTTCCTGACGATAATCGAGCAGCTACGGTTTCTTCTGTAAAATCAGGCAATTTCAAGAGTCTGATGAAAAGCGAGAACAAGGCCCGGACTACCGATCTGATCACGGATTGCAGCAGTGTATGGTTCGAACTTGTCGGAGATGAATTCGTAAGCATAACCTTCAATATGGATGATGGAGCGGGCAGTTGTAAATACCAGATATGTGAGACGCTTGCAGGTTCCGGTGCTCATTTGATCGATACAGAAGGGCTGATTAACTGATGGTGAAATTGATCCGCCAAAATCGAACGAATGAAAAAGGTGCCGCACTTCTGGTGGTGCTCTTTGTGGTTATGGCTGCGACCGTGCTTTCTATCGGTTTTCTAAGCAAAGCGGACAGCGAACTGGCAAGCGGATCGAATTTCATTGTCCGGACACAGATGGATTCTGTCGCGCAGTCCGGCCTTGAACATGCCAAAGCGTTGCTTAGCAACCCTCAGACGGTCGATACGTCTGTTTTGGATTACTGGACGGGCGGTACCGGGCTGCAGATCGAGTCCGGGGACGATTACTACGACGTTACTGTTACGCGGGATGCGACGACTGCAGCTTATGAGTATGTGTACGACATCACAAGCGAGGCCTATCGACTTAACGGCAGTGACAAGGTGGGGCGAAGTAATGTGCAAGGGCGTTTACGGCTGCATCCAGTGATAGCGTATTGGCAGCATGACTCACAGACAATATCTACTGCTATGACTATTAACGGCAGCACTTACGTGTGGTCCGACTGCCGACTTGATGGAACGGTCAATGGCGATGCTTATGCTGCAGGGCAAATCTACGGAACAGGCACACTCAACGGCAGTGAACATGAATACGAAGCCGACCCTCTGGACCTGCCCGGCCTTTCAAGCAGCGACTACCAGATGTCTTACTACTATGACGGCGGCGGGGCGTACAGTGTGACTTCAATTGCAAATTCTTACACGGGCAGTTTTGCTTCGGCTGGGATGAATAATCCAGCAAAAGTTTATTATTGCAGCGGTGATCTGGCGTTGACTGACATTGTAGGCACGATCCAGGGAACCATTGTTGTTTCGAGTAATTTGCGTATTTCGAGCGGATGCAGTTTTACTATAGATCCTGTCAAGAATATGCCTGCTCTTATTGTGGGTGACGAAATACATATTGAAGGGTCCGATCAGAGCATAGCAATAAATGGTCTGGTTCAAGTCGCGGATCACATCGATATGCTGGGTAAAACAAATGTCCAGTTCCAGGTAGACGGGGCGATGTATCTGCTAAGTGATGGCATTAAAAACCTTTGGGGCTCTGGCAGTAGTGTTACGGTAACTGCGGATCCCGTAGCGGCTTCGGTAGAAATATGGAGCAGCACCGAAAATTCGCGGCTTTGGAGCCCGGTAGGAGGAGCGGTTTTTGAGGCGATATCACGCCCGATGCCGTGAGCGTGAATGTCCTATAACTGTTGCAGTGCGAGTTTCATTGCTGCAAAAGGACGTGCAGGCCTCATTTCATTTCAATGATACCACCGTGATTTATGTATATGGCGTGTGTATCGGTCGTAAGGCTTATCAGGAGTGCGCCGGGCTTTTTGAGTGCCTGAGACGGGCTTGACCGCTGATATTGTGAAAACTGAGGGTTTTGAAAACATGAAAGTGTTGCTTCGCGATGTAAGGATTTGTAAATGACCGACAATGAAACCTAAACCAGGCTTTTGTGGTTAAGGGTTGACTGGGTGATGTCGAAACAGAATTCGGACGTGTCTTATCACGCTGGTACGAAAAGGATATGAATTATGGTTATTGATAGAAGAATAGATCTGACGACTTGCAGATCGGGCGGCTTTACGCTGATGGAAATCCTGATGGTTGTCGTCATTATCTCCGTCGCGGCTGTGATAGCGGTTCCCATGATGGGTTCTGCGGCAACCAGTCAGATTAAGTCTGCTGGAAACGTCCTGGCTGCGGATATTGAATACGCCAAGAGCATGGCCATCAGCAGGCAGAAGAATTATTCGATAGTATTTGATGCTGCCTCTGAATCATACAGCATAGAAGATGATTCCGGCAACACGATTACCCATCCCGTGAGGGGCGGAAATTATACGACCCAGCTTTCGAGCGGGTCCGACCTGGATCGAGTCAGTATATCGACCGCGAATTTCGATGATACGCAGACGCTGACTTTCAACTATCTGGGCAGTCCCTTCAATGGCGACGGAACAGCGTTGAACAGCGGTCAGGTGGTTCTGTCGGCGGATGAGCTGACGATGACAATAAGTGTTGAACCTGTAACCGGGTACGTAACGATTCAATAGAGGTATTGGTGTGGTTAGTCTGTTCAGGAAAAAGGCATTCCCAATAGGGCTGGATATCGGGAGCAGTTCCATAAAGATGATCCAGATTGGAGGCTGCGGCAGCGGAGAAAGGATCATTGCTGCTGAGCAGGTGGACCTTACCCCTGATATACGCAATGATAATGAACTCAAACGTGACTTTGCAGTTTGTGCGATCAAAGAGATGCTTTCGCGCGGAGGATTTCAGGGCAAGGACGTCATCTCATGTCTGCCTAACGGATCCGTCAAGAACAAAAGTATGCGAGTAACGATCGGGGAAGATGATGAGACGGATGACATCAATAGACAGTTAGCTGCCAGGCTTGGCCTTGATGCTGATAAGGATGAAATACGCCATTTACTGGCTGGACGTGTCATGCAGGGTGATGATGTAAAAAGCGAAGTAATCTGTTTTGGCGTGGGAAAAGAAACAATAGACAGCCATATCGATCTGCTGGAGGAGTCCGGCCTTGTTCCCGTAGGGCTCGATGCCGTGCCCTGTTCCATACTGAGAAGCGTAAGAAGGTCCCTCAGAAGGCAGGCGGACCGTGAGAAAAACAGATTCTACATTGATCTGGGAAGCAAATATACGACGGTTATCGCAGGCGGTGAGAATGGACTCAGCTTTATCAAACAGATACCCATGGGCGGCAACCTGTTGAACGAAGCAGTTTCGCGTTGCCTGGAGGTGGATATAAACAGGTCGATCGAGCTTCGACGAAAATTACAATGCGGCAACGATTCAATAAATTCCTCTACGCGACGCGCCCTGATCGATGCGATGAGGGATGTGAACGAAGAGCTCGCCAGAGAAATTTCCATGTGTATGCGTTACTACGCCGTGACATTCAGGGGGCACAGTCCCGACGAAGCACTGTTGTCCGGTGGAGAAGCATATGAGCAGACACTGGTAAATGCATTGAAGCGTCGCCTTGGTGTAGACGTGGAAGTGGCTCATCCTCTGAGAGGATTTGATATAGAAAAGACTGATCTCACGATGTCCGGTGACGGCTCGATGTGTGAATGGGCCGTGGCGATAGGTGCCGGTATCAAGGGCCGCGACAGTCTTGCAATAGGAAGTCAGAAATATGCAAGAAATTGATTTTCTGCCAAAATGGTACACCACAGGACGCAAGAAGAAGGTTAACTACCGACGGCAATATTTTGCCCTCGGAGTTCTATTCTTCGTTCTGATGATATGGAGCCTTGCTGGGACTTACTCGGTTTCCGTAAGCAAGGGCCAGGTGCGGATCATGCAGCGTTCGCTGAAGAACAATGCGCCCATAGCAGCCAAATATTCAAATTTTGAAGAGGAACTTCGAAAG comes from the Anaerohalosphaera lusitana genome and includes:
- the argH gene encoding argininosuccinate lyase, which translates into the protein MAKGEKSWEKRLSGEVDQLAVNYVESLSYDRRLYKYDIQGSIAHAQMLCAKGFLTADELDAIKGGLAQIQDEIEAGQFEFNVLQEDIHMAVEAALTEKIGDPGRKLHTGRSRNDQIATDMRLWMREEIDILRSKVRDLQGAFVELASKYTKDMMPAYTHLQRAQPIAIGAYLLSFVEMLERDYQRLGDCRKRVNVSPLGSGAVAGSTIPLDRAMTAELLGFEGVMRNSMDGMSDRDFCAEFTFACSLAAVHLSRFAEDFIIYSSSEFDFVRIDDKYCTSSSMMPQKRNPDMLELMRGKTGNIFGSLSAMLMMLKSQPSTYNRDMQEDKLHIFSAADVLRASLDIATAIVSNTQFKTADIAAGLDKGFLDATCLAEYLVRKGVPFRKAHGIVGGLVAECEKQGLAKLADLPLETFTDACDVIEKDVYDNLGATNVVKQYASAGSAGTKQVEEQVAFWRQEFGQ
- a CDS encoding prepilin-type N-terminal cleavage/methylation domain-containing protein; amino-acid sequence: MNPSNKNRNGFTLMESMMATVVLAMVAAGVALPLSSGANVQMEGARLTMAAKLANDLMAEVAATDFDSISSTFDGLSESSGALTEYDGDLLSGPAYEGFSRSVNCSTATVGKVDMLWVTVSVSHDGEELVALKRLFGP
- a CDS encoding thiamine-phosphate kinase, translating into MSGQGEDKVTSWFAQQSRAREERFPIGIGDDMAQVNMGGGSVLVTTDMLLDGVHFDLASAGAEQVGYKAMAASLSDCAAMATRPVCAVVAVALPTGFGEDKLKELHAGIVRAGDMFDCTLIGGDITAWRDNAGRFVINVTMLSECVDCVEPVKRSGAKVGDAVCVTGELGGSIAGKHLTFVPRVEEAIEIARAADVHAMMDVTDGLVKDLSRICAASGVGAIIEAERVPMTHAAKEGNDPLEAALYDGEDFELLFTVSAEDYETLAGEQSIKAGITRVGLITDSGRIELQRGRDREVLDVKGYDHL
- a CDS encoding type II secretion system protein; its protein translation is MRARKGFTLVEILIVVVILGILAAIVIPQFSQASSDAKLSSLRSNLQTMRSQIALYKVQNSDNLPPADTLANFEGAMCPEYLQSVPNNPFTGGNTITQGDNTGLAGAPGDGSSDWYLNTTEGIVYANDTGTLDDGTAHSTF
- a CDS encoding DUF1622 domain-containing protein — encoded protein: MENLHNWLQAANAVIVIICQFLAMVVIMVGIAKATRIYFADVLTPGRSEAAVKQGRLELGYSFSLALGFLIGASILKTTLAPTWADIGQLAAIIAIRTILNYFLLHDIATQSREGQQLELWSLFHRGKHKDKPSENE
- a CDS encoding DUF308 domain-containing protein, with translation MIEFECNKCGKQLRVKDESAGKKGKCPRCRCILEVPAPDFDELIDESPVQRPVEERFPVTHKDATGNAVVRQKPHESGHSPNAPSVNVNMPKRTSSLGVVSLIMGILAFLICWIPLLGLLSIPVSSLGVLFAVIGFLIAIFRKGSGIGWPIGGGVVSALALIIAFTQVAVIGGAAEAIDEAAAKADQTKQEVVTSSGSGNSTSNNSEEANVTNTNNSEEAEEWVSAKYPVRQGDMQLQVKGAVKGKVPLIDSFDESQGSSRDDLLAIYLELINGSQSKKIEYQSWQGQDISFSRDYATLEDNFGNRYKRISFGFGTEIVGNAKSDSIYPGKSLIDVLVFELPVDTAEHLKLELPADNFGGEGMLRLQIPQDMIQNR
- the tsaE gene encoding tRNA (adenosine(37)-N6)-threonylcarbamoyltransferase complex ATPase subunit type 1 TsaE, whose translation is MLKDTIIYKSIYEMEEKKTFEIVTHGPSETMEIGAKIGESLRGGEVICFVGNLGTGKTHLIKGIARGLGAEDTGVNSPTFVLVNEYIGEGVRLDAYHIDAYRLESVKEFEMLGFDELCYPDSVVMIEWADKVESYLEGLDYVEARLEHEGESERKIILKNLPGYLYEVLTAE
- a CDS encoding winged helix-turn-helix domain-containing protein → MHISEIKYGDLQKLKEKARIETNAKQRDRYRVVALALEGWQTKAIMTKLDRSKNFVQRWCYFYRDGGIEAIAPKRQSGRPTKLPRKKEPELIKRIQDGPTDSDGGVCVLRGRDIRRILEREFGVKYSLFGVYDLMHRLGLSCLKPRPKHRKNDPEKMQQWLEQAPFLSKKSEQKTPKRKLRSGSRTKCE
- a CDS encoding type II secretion system protein, which translates into the protein MYNKKSGFTLVEILIVVVILGILAGIVLPGLGQASEDAHETNLKSNLQTVRMQIQLYKTQHDDLLPGQSTIGGNITQADFKAAILSTDAQGYGPYMHDMPKNMLLNDAAKQDDITIVNSDGAVPTGAEGTGWWLNAANGDFRACDSADHINW
- a CDS encoding type II secretion system protein → MMRRNGKGISIPEVLIVGLVICIIGAIVGPAFTKASAEAKLTNLVDRLELVRSQIERYKAEHNGLLPGQLKHGCGIRSDDFVQALTESTSSTMPYLNEMPENPFNGSNEVKIGDGSKGTIGGAGWFFDFKTGEFRADNSRIHAAY